The sequence CACATAAAGCGGCTCTGAGTAGTTTTCCTGAATAAACCTGAGAGCTTTTTCAATCTGGATCCAGTTTGGCTGATCGGGCAAGGAGCGCGGGCTATTTCGATCCGAATCCTCCCAGCGAAGGATGCGGACGAGAATTTCCATGAGCAGGGCGCGCAATCTCAGTTCCGATCCGATCTGCTTTTCGTCGTACTCCCGAGCCATCGTCTCAAACATTTCGATGATCTCCTTGCGGAAAGCGGGAGGAAGACGCAGGACTGCCTCGTTGATGCTTTGGCTGGAAGTGAAACGTGAAAGCATGCGGGCGCCGTCGCCTCGCGGCCCCATTTCGAGCAAAAGGATGGGCAGGAAATGAACAGTAATCGAACGGTGGGGGTAGTTGAAGTGCAAGGCGTAGTGGGGGACACCCGGCCCCATGAGCAGGATGCTTCCCGGTAAACGCTCGAGCTTTTCCGATCCCACAAACTGGATGATCTTGCCCTCGAGAACGATGCCTAGCTCGCAATACGGATGCTGCTCCGGGTGTGGGACGGTCGGCTGGAAGCGGGAGGCTCCAGAGTGAACGATTTTTGACCGGACGATAAGAGGTTGGGAGGGGTTGATCGGATGGTGGACATCACGCACCTCGCCGAGCCACGCCAGATCATCGAGCGAGCGATCTTCTTTTTGGGAGCGACGCATGGGGTGCCATATTGACGCCCCGACCACCGGGGATGGTCAACTGGATTTTACTCCTCGTGGGGAAAGTGAAGGAAAACCGGGTGAAAACAGAAGGTTAAATCCGCTGGGATGTCTTAGCGTTCGCTCTTTCTATGGCAGTCCGCACCCCAG comes from Terrimicrobium sacchariphilum and encodes:
- a CDS encoding AraC family transcriptional regulator — encoded protein: MRRSQKEDRSLDDLAWLGEVRDVHHPINPSQPLIVRSKIVHSGASRFQPTVPHPEQHPYCELGIVLEGKIIQFVGSEKLERLPGSILLMGPGVPHYALHFNYPHRSITVHFLPILLLEMGPRGDGARMLSRFTSSQSINEAVLRLPPAFRKEIIEMFETMAREYDEKQIGSELRLRALLMEILVRILRWEDSDRNSPRSLPDQPNWIQIEKALRFIQENYSEPLYVEQIAKASGLSVNRLQSIFRDTVGMSCVHYLRAYRISQAKALLCVPEMRVTEVALAVGFDTLSHFNTSFRNLIGMSPTEFAQSQRK